CAACAACTCCTATAGCTTCCTCTCTCTGTATTTTGCTCAAAACTGCGGGAATTACACTGAAAGGTGGAAAGGCGTAAAAATCCAGTTTAGACCAGCGTAAGGAAAATGCATCTATGGCGAAAGCTTCAGGGTCTGGTCTGTACGAAACATACTTCGGAAAAAGGTAATTAGTGCGGGAAGCAAAGAGGTCAATGtcaggttgaaatttaaaaattgatAGAGCATTTTGGAGTGCGCCTTTATTAAGCTGCCATTCTGCTTTCCTTTGATTCCTTCGAGAttcaaaatcagcaaaaagatTTTGTTTACCAGGGATATGGGCAACACTCACCCAAATGTCCCTAGCTAAACACCATTCCCAAATTTCTTTGGCTAATGAATTACAAGAATCGGAATGACTCGTTCCCATATGATTAAGTACGTTCACAGCAGTGGTATTATCATACAGTACTCGAATGTGTGTGTTAACCCAGCCTTTGGCAAAAGTTTGTAAGGCTAAATAGATAGCCAGCATTTCCAGGTAGTTTATGTGGTACTGGGCGTCAACATGGGTCCAATTCCCCCCAGTGGATACCCCGTCATGTTCGGCTCCCCAGCCTAAGAGAGAGGTAGCTGTAGTAATTTGATGTTGGGGTTCCACATGTGATATCACATTGTGGGCAGTCATCACATTATCACACAACCACTGCAATTCACACTTAGCTGGTTGTGAAAGAGACATGTGAGcatcaaaattttcttttgccTGCTCTAAGGCTAAACATTTGTCTTTTTCCAAGTGTCGGTAGAACAAAGGTCCATGCATCATCCCAGGAAAACTAGCCACTATTCTGCCAATTGCACTTGCTGCTTCCCTTATAGATAAGTATACGTGGTAGCTCGCAAAAATTCAATACAAACAGTTTTGAGGCCCAAAGCCTTCTCCGTTGTAAGTTGAATTGTCATGGTTAATGAATTAATGATAAAGCCCAGAATAACCAGCACCTGAGAGGGAATGAAACTGGATTTCTCAGTGTGGACAACCAGACCCAACTTATCCAGAAGACTGTGGTGTCTATAACATTTTTGACACAATCGTCATAAGTTCGACGTTGTAAATAAAGGTCATCCAGGTGTGCAATAGATATATGCCCTTGTTTGTGTAAAGCGGCTAACAGAGGTTTCAGTATTTTTGTGAATTGACGGGGGGTACACGACAACCCATTGGGAAGACAAGTGAATTCATAAAATTGATCTGCCCATTTAAAACGCAAATACTTTCGATCCTCACTTTTAACAGGAATGGAATAGTAAGCATCCTTCATATCTATGGATGCCATGAAACAATTGGGTGTGACCAGTTTAATTATGGTCTGAAGAGAATCCATCTTGAAATGATGATGTGTCACAAACTCATTAAAACTTTTGAGGTTAAGTATGAGCCTAAATGTTCCATCTTTCTTGGGAAGCAAGAAAATTCCTGATACAATCTGACCCCGAGAGTATTTCACTTTCATAATAACCCCTTTTTTGAGCAATTTTTGTATTTCCTGGTGAACAACAGAATATTCGTGCTCATTAAAAGCATGGCCAAGAAGCCTGTGTTGACTAGGGTTGGCAGACAACTCAATACTGGCTCCCAAAACATCAGACAAAATTATACGATCATTAGTGAGATCTTTCCATGCTGCAAAATGAGCAGCAACTCGCCCTGCCTTAAAATTGTGGCAACAGTCATGTAAATACCTTAGAAGGCGGGGCAGAAATGTAGGAAAATCACTTACCGAATCTCTTATTGCTAACAGTTGGTCAACTGTTTCTTTTCGTTGGTCTGAGGCTTTTTCTTTCTGTAAGATCTCTGTTGACCTTTCCATAAAAAATCTCTTTTAGGCCCTTTATTCTAACGTTCCTGGTGACCAGAACGGTGGTTCCCTGTGTAAGGGCGTCGCTGTGAAGAGTGACCCACAGATTCTAGATTCCTTAGCATCCCGCAGCTGTTTGGCGAGCTCATCCCCAAATAAATATTGGCTCGTCAGGGGTATTTCAGCACTGCAGATGGTAGAGTATTCTTGCTTCAAAGTAGGCTTGATCTGTTCTCTTCGAAACTGAGCCAACTGGGTGTTGACATGGCCCAACAAGgcaacaacatcaacaaactGGATGATCAAGTTGGAATTTGTTGAAACAGTGGTATTTTGCAACAAAGCATTAGTTGTCTGTAGGGTCGCAAAAGTAACTTTACGCACTACTTGTTGCATATTAGACAACTGGAGATCAACTTTCCTCTTATTAGGACTGAGTTGTTTCCATATTTCGGGGTTGACCTTTGTGGCTTTGATGTCTTCACAATTTTCAGGTCGCTTATATTTGTCGAGCAAGGTTTTcaacttgtctgaagagagttTCTTCCCCCAACGCTTTGTGGCTATGTCTGCCAGTTGTTGCACGATTTTGCCGCCAGTGGCGTCATCATCCTCAAAATCATTAGCAATGTCTTGGAGGATTTTAGCCTCCGGGACGGGAGTTTCCCGCGCTTGGCCGGTGGCCGATGATTGCTCGGTGAGCAGTTTTAGATCTTCATCATTAAGGTCATCCTACGCATGAAGGCTTAAATCGTCGTCCGATGGAGTATTTTCTCGTGCTCTTTTAGAATTTGAGCGGCGAGGGTGATGGTCATGTTCTGACTCGGACTCATCAGTGTCCGATGGAGGATCGGCCGATCTTTTCGACCTTTTCCGGCCGCTTGGCCTGCCATCTTCGCAAAACTTGGCTATAAGGCCCGCCATCTGGCCCATTGTTTGATCAATGTTGTTTAAAGAATTTAAAATGTGTTTGTTCGTATCCATATCCACCGTAGAAGCCGTTCCCGGCGCATCGGTAGGGACAACCGCATGGTTTGCTGACGATTCGCCTTTAGCACTCATTTTCAACTGGGAAAACCAAAAACTATAGGACAAAACGAATAAATACAGAAAAGGGACGACTCTTACCTTCTTGTTGCCCGCTAGAGGCAAGGAGAACGGAAGATGTTgaagatttgcaaaaaaaagGCAGGAAACCACTCACGAACGACAAACATAAACTAGCGAAACGCTCAGCACTGACTGGCGATGCGCATGCACATCTCATGTGACTTCGTAGTGACGTAGACTAATGACAAGATAGAATCTGTAATTTTTTTGGGGTGGCTCTGATTCTGCAgtacaacatttttttaaactttgcagaaagtatCATCTTGACCctctgatcactttccagcaagaAAAAATGGGGACCACTGAaattgtttttgagatatgaacAACTAAAGCCAAGATATAGGTTGTTTCGGCTTGGCTTTCCCGTTACCaaggtaatttattacgtcacaataatgaccgcaccttgtttggaaataatagGTGTTTCATATgctaccataacattgctgttacgtgatacattGTGCAGTGCCAATCCTTCTAAAGAGAGTGTgtcttcaaagtgttgaaacggtttgagccaccttaagctgGGTTTTGTGTTGTGTTACTTTTGTGGATATTGTATCCAGGCGAATGATTTCTCTGAAAGCCTGTCGATAATTCTGTTGGCGATAGAAATAGATACAGGGATTCAGAGCAGACTTAGCGAGGCTGAAAAAGTCTGTCCAAAAGTGCAAATTCGTATAACGATCTGGAAATATTGCCCGTGATAGTCCATATATAGGAACCCAGCAAGCGGAAAAAGAAAGTCCACTAATTATTGGCGACTTGTTTGTCTCGTTTTACCAGGCCAGCAGATTCTAGCGTTTTTATTTGACTTCCCTGTATATTGCGTATCTTAGATGATTTATGtttaacatttatttatttaccgtGACAACTCTAGACATGCCAATAGCGGAAAGGCAAACGACAACTCCAGCAGTTTTCACTTGCATCAAGAACTTGCTTT
Above is a window of Montipora capricornis isolate CH-2021 chromosome 6, ASM3666992v2, whole genome shotgun sequence DNA encoding:
- the LOC138053987 gene encoding uncharacterized protein, with product MHGPLFYRHLEKDKCLALEQAKENFDAHMSLSQPAKCELQWLCDNVMTAHNVISHVEPQHQITTATSLLGWGAEHDGVSTGGNWTHVDAQYHINYLEMLAIYLALQTFAKGWVNTHIRVLYDNTTAVNVLNHMGTSHSDSCNSLAKEIWEWCLARDIWVSVAHIPGKQNLFADFESRRNQRKAEWQLNKGALQNALSIFKFQPDIDLFASRTNYLFPKYVSYRPDPEAFAIDAFSLRWSKLDFYAFPPFSVIPAVLSKIQREEAIGVVVLPDWPAQGWYPKALEMPKQAPIYLKARRDLLRLPSHPEEVHQIWHKLNLLICLLSGKV
- the LOC138053988 gene encoding uncharacterized protein, with the translated sequence MSPVIPVLEAFGFRQSKFLMQVKTAGVVVCLSAIGMSRVVTDDLNDEDLKLLTEQSSATGQARETPVPEAKILQDIANDFEDDDATGGKIVQQLADIATKRWGKKLSSDKLKTLLDKYKRPENCEDIKATKVNPEIWKQLSPNKRKVDLQLSNMQQVVRKVTFATLQTTNALLQNTTVSTNSNLIIQFVDVVALLGHVNTQLAQFRREQIKPTLKQEYSTICSAEIPLTSQYLFGDELAKQLRDAKESRICGSLFTATPLHREPPFWSPGTLE